A genomic window from Lotus japonicus ecotype B-129 chromosome 1, LjGifu_v1.2 includes:
- the LOC130728754 gene encoding argininosuccinate synthase, chloroplastic-like, which yields MAPLNAALTYSCPALAPARHAREQRFQHQFCKTNSLSSNELGPRTSVVGARKTQVIKAVLQDIQIPETKNVTSLRGKLNKVVLAYSGGLDTSVVVPWLRENYGCDVVCFTADLGQGAQELEGLEEKAKASGASHLVVKDLKEEFVRDYVFPCLRAGALYERKYLLGTAIARPVIAKSMVDIAKEVGADAVSHGCTGKGNDQVRFELSFFALNPKLNVVAPWREWDITGREDAIEYAKKHNVPVPVTKKSIYSRDRNLWHITHEGGVLEDPANEPKKDMYMITVDPEDAPNEPEYVEIGIENGVPVSVNGKKLSPGNLVAKLNEIAGRHGIGRVDLVEDRIVGMKSRGVYETPGGTILFDAVRDLECLTLDRETLQLKDTLALKYAELVYAGRWFDPLRESLDAFMQKITETTTGSVTLKLYKGSAAVTGRKSPYSLYREDISSFDTGDLYNHADAVGFIKLYGLPMRIRAMMQQGL from the exons ATGGCTCCTCTGAATGCAGCTCTCACATATTCATGCCCAGCTCTTGCTCCTGCTCGACATGCAAGAG AGCAACGATTTCAGCACCAGTTCTGCAAAACGAATTCTTTGTCATCCAATGAG TTGGGGCCAAGAACAAGTGTTGTTGGTGCCAGGAAAACTCAAG TTATAAAAGCAGTTCTGCAAGATATACAAATTCCTGAAACCAAGAATGTTACCAGCTTACGCGGGAAATTGAATAAGGTTGTGCTGGCTTACAGTGGTGGCTTAGACACATCAGTGGTTGTCCCCTGGCTGAG AGAGAACTACGGTTGTGATGTTGTTTGCTTCACTGCTGATCTTGGCCAA GGTGCACAAGAATTGGAAGGTTTAGAAGAGAAGGCCAAAGCTAGTGGAGCCTCCCACTTAGTTGTGAAGGATTTGAAGGAGGAATTTGTTAGAGACTATGTATTCCCTTGCCTGCGTGCTGGTGCACTTTATGAGAGGAAATACTTGCTTGGAACGGCAATAGCCCGCCCTGTGATTGCAAAG TCCATGGTGGATATTGCCAAAGAAGTTGGAGCTGATGCTGTTTCCCATGGTTGTACAGGGAAAGGAAATGATCAG GTTCGGTTTGAGCTCTCTTTCTTTGCTCTGAATCCCAAGTTAAATGTTGTGGCTCCATGGAGGGAGTGGGATATTACAGGGAGAGAAGATGCTATAGAGTATGCTAAGAAGCATAATGTACCTGTTCCTGTAACCAAGAAATCCATATACAGCAGGGACAGGAACCTTTGGCACATAACCCATGAG GGCGGTGTTTTAGAAGACCCAGCAAATGAACCTAAAAAGGATATGTACATGATAACTGTAGACCCAGAGGATGCTCCCAATGAACCAGA ATACGTGGAAATCGGGATAGAGAATGGTGTTCCTGTATCGGTGAACGGGAAGAAGCTTTCACCAGGAAACTTGGTTGCCAAGCTGAATGAGATCGCTGGAAGGCACGGAATCGGCCGAGTCGACCTTGTTGAAGACAGAATTGTAGGCATGAAGAGCCGTGGAGTTTATGAAACCCCTGGTGGCACCATCCTCTTCGATGCAGTGAGGGACTTGGAGTGCTTAACACTTGACAGAGAAACACTTCAGCTGAAAGACACATTGGCCCTCAAATATGCAGAGTTAGTGTATGCTGGGAGGTGGTTCGATCCGCTCCGCGAGTCCTTGGACGCCTTCATGCAGAAGATCACCGAAACCACAACAGGCTCAGTGACTTTGAAGCTGTACAAAGGTTCTGCTGCTGTGACTGGTAGGAAGAGCCCTTACAGTCTTTACAGAGAAGACATTTCTTCATTTGATACTGGGGATTTATACAATCATGCTGATGCTGTTGGCTTTATCAAGCTTTATGGTCTTCCAATGAGGATTAGAGCAATGATGCAACAAGGCCTCTAG
- the LOC130728752 gene encoding heat shock cognate 70 kDa protein-like — MSQKLLCKLQPLFSPETVDGNHGRRLKERMGKNGKGCAIGIDLGTTYSCVAVWLEQHGRVEIIHNDQGNKITPSFVAFTDDQRLIGDAAKNQAATNPENTVFDAKRLIGRKYSEPIIKNDMMLWPFKVIAGDNDKPMIVVKYHGKEKHLFVEEISSMVLTKMREIAEAYLESPVKNAVITVPAYFNDSQRKATIDAGVIAGLNVMRIINEPTAAAIAYGLDKRTNCKKKRNIFIFDLGGGTFDVSLLTIKGKEFKVQATAGNTHLGGEDFDSRMVEYFVEEFRRKSKLDISENPKALRRLRSACERAKRTLSWTTCTTVEVDCLFQGIDFCSSITRSRFEELNMDLFEECMETVDRCLNDAKIDKCKVHDVVLVGGSSRIPKVKELLDDFFKGKSLCKSINPDEAVAYGAAVQAALLSKGIKNVPDLVLYDVTPLSLGICIKGDIMSVVIPRNTTIPVKKTYCYTTSADNQSSVLIEVYEGERARASDNNLLGSFDLFGLPPAPRGHPFDVCFAIDENGILCVSAKEKTTGSKNEITITNDKGRLSAHEIKKFIQEAESFRAEDKKFLRKANAMNSLNDYIYKMKKALKNDYINSKLSSEEKEKISSAITKATSLLDGGNNKPGEIEVLEDYAKELKIMFEPIVGKIDLFFSFY, encoded by the exons ATGTCACAAAAGCTCCTTTGCAAGTTGCAACCTTTGTTTTCTCCTGAAACAGTAGATGGAAATCACGGAAGAAG attgaaagaaagaatgGGCAAAAATGGTAAGGGATGTGCCATAGGAATTGACCTTGGCACCACCTACTCGTGTGTTGCAGTTTGGCTGGAGCAACATGGCAGAGTAGAGATCATTCACAATGACCAAGGAAACAAAATTACTCCCTCCTTTGTTGCTTTCACAGATGATCAAAGATTGATTGGTGATGCTGCTAAGAATCAGGCTGCAACAAACCCTGAGAACACTGTCTTTG ATGCTAAGAGGTTAATTGGAAGGAAGTATAGTGAGCCCATTATCAAAAATGATATGATGTTATGGCCATTCAAGGTTATTGCGGGTGACAATGACAAACCCATGATTGTAGTCAAGTATCATGGTAAGGAGAAGCATCTTTTTGTTGAGGAAATATCATCCATGGTTCTCACAAAGATGCGAGAGATTGCAGAGGCATATCTGGAGTCACCTGTTAAGAATGCAGTAATCACTGTGCCGGCCTATTTCAATGACTCTCAGCGTAAAGCCACTATAGATGCTGGTGTTATTGCTGGCCTCAATGTTATGAGGATAATCAATGAACCCACAGCTGCAGCTATTGCATATGGACTTGACAAGAGAACTAATTGTAAGAAAAAGCGAAATATTTTCATCTTTGACCTTGGAGGTGGTACTTTTGATGTGTCTCTCCTTACAATTAAAGGGAAGGAATTCAAAGTCCAAGCCACAGCAGGAAATACTCACTTAGGAGGAGAGGACTTTGATAGCAGAATGGTGGAATACTTTGTAGAAGAGTTTAGAAGGAAGAGCAAATTGGATATCAGTGAAAATCCTAAAGCCCTAAGAAGGTTGAGAAGTGCTTGCGAGAGGGCGAAAAGGACACTCTCATGGACTACATGTACCACAGTTGAGGTAGATTGTTTGTTTCAGGGCATTGATTTTTGTTCATCAATAACTCGTTCAAGGTTTGAGGAACTTAACATGGACCTCTTTGAAGAGTGTATGGAGACAGTGGATAGGTGCCTCAATGATGCTAAGATTGACAAGTGCAAAGTGCATGATGTTGTCCTTGTTGGTGGATCTTCTAGGATTccgaaagtgaaggagttatTGGATGATTTTTTCAAGGGGAAGAGTCTGTGCAAGAGTATCAATCCTGACGAGGCCGTTGCTTACGGTGCAGCTGTCCAGGCTGCTTTGTTGAGCAAAGGTATTAAGAATGTTCCTGACTTGGTGCTCTATGATGTTACACCGCTGTCTCTTGGTATTTGTATAAAAGGAGATATCATGAGTGTGGTGATTCCAAGGAATACTACTATTCCTGTAAAGAAGACATACTGTTACACGACAAGTGCAGATAACCAATCCAGTGTTCTGATTGAGGTTTATGAGGGCGAGAGAGCTAGAGCAAGTGATAACAATTTGCTCGGTTCCTTTGATCTTTTTGGCCTCCCTCCTGCTCCTCGTGGCCATCCTTTTGATGTATGCTTTGCTATAGATGAAAATGGTATTCTATGTGTTTCCGCTAAGGAAAAAACCACTGGCAGTAAGAATGAAATCACCATAACCAATGATAAAGGTAGGCTATCGGCCCATGAAATTAAAAAGTTTATTCAAGAAGCTGAGAGTTTCCGGGCTGAAGACAAGAAATTCCTTAGAAAGGCCAATGCAATGAATTCTTTGAATGATTACATCTACAAGATGAAGAAAGCTTTGAAGAATGATTATATTAATTCAAAG